A genome region from Arachis duranensis cultivar V14167 chromosome 6, aradu.V14167.gnm2.J7QH, whole genome shotgun sequence includes the following:
- the LOC127748431 gene encoding uncharacterized protein LOC127748431: MSNKIKPQRGLRQEDPLSPYLFIIAAEVFTILMNEVQQKNLISDIKLAPTAPSITYLLFADDCIIFAEAKEEEVYQIIQVLNQYTEASGQRINLEKSGISFGSIIPIQTRANIEEILCMAAWENPGKYVGLLARWEISKNKALEWIEEKVMNKMEGWKEKLLNQAGKEAVYFSNNNFWKARAHRGASWVWRNILEGRNFLRRKGSWSIGNGSEVEVWGDNWVEEKHRLEAPENARRMKVKELLVEGQGWDANKVHTLFPIYLSERILRTPVSLVDKNDTLIWPYKMDGDYTIKTGYYAAKEEKKEGRGRECINKHRSYSSLERDLENASSTKSKIFSLKGSTKHNSS; encoded by the exons ATGTCCAACAAAATTAAACCTCAGAGAGGTTTGCGGCAAGAAGATCCGTTATCGCCCTATCTTTTTATAATAGCGGCAGAGGTCTTTACTATCCTAATGAATGAAGTTCAACAGAAAAATCTAATCTCTGACATTAAACTTGCACCAACAGCCCCATCTATAACATACTTACTTTTTGCTGATGATTGTATTATTTTTGCTGAAGCAAAAGAAGAGGAGGTTTATCAGATTATTCAAGTACTTAATCAATACACTGAAGCCTCGGGTCAGCGAATAAATTTGGAGAAATCAGGCATTTCTTTTGGAAGTATTATTCCTATTCAAACTAGGGCCAATATAGAGGAGATCTTATGTATGGCAGCTTGGGAAAATCCTGGAAAGTACGTTGGACTACTAGCTAGATGGGAAATATCAAAGAACAAAGCTTTGGAATGGATAGAGGAGAAGGTTATGAACAAAATGGAAGGATGGAAGGAGAAATTGTTGAACCAAGCTGGAAAAGAG GCAGTATATTTTTCCAACAACAATTTTTGGAAAGCTAGAGCGCATAGAGGTGCATCATGGGTCTGGAGAAACATTTTAGAAGGCAGGAATTTTCTTAGAAGAAAAGGAAGCTGGAGCATTGGAAATGGATCTGAAGTAGAGGTTTGGGGGGACAATTGGGTTGAAGAAAAACACAGATTGGAAGCACCAGAGAATGCGAGAAGAATGAAAGTTAAAGAGTTGTTAGTTGAAGGACAAGGATGGGATGCTAATAAAGTTCACACCCTTTTTCCGATTTACTTGTCTGAAAGAATACTAAGAACACCTGTCAGCTTAGTGGATAAGAATGATACTTTAATTTGGCCATATAAGATGGATGGAGATTACACAATCAAGACAGGGTATTATGCagcaaaagaggaaaaaaaggaAGGAAGAGGGAGAGAATGCATCAACAAGCACAGATCTTACAGCTCTTTGGAAAGAGATTTGGAGAatgcaagttcaacaaaaagtaaaatattttctctGAAAGGCAGCACAAAACATAATAGCAGTTAA